The genomic region ACCCGGTGTGGGGCCCTGCGGGTGGGGGCTGGCCACCCTTGCAGCGCAGGGGCGGAGCCCAGGGACGGAGCCCGCTGCAGGGTCCATCCGAGGCTGCAGGAACTCGCGGTCGGCGTCTTCCTCGTAGGCCTCTGCTTGGGCGGCCATCTCTGGGGCAGAAACGCAGAAGAGGCCCCGCTCGACGGCGACGTCGTGCTCGGGCGCGCTCGGGAACGCGCCCCGTTCCAGGCTGGCAGGCGAGTGGCCCTGCCCTCCGGAGCGCAGGAGAGCCTCGGGGACCAGCACTAGGGTGAGCTCTCCGACGGTCACTTGCAGGGCCGACGTCGGCTCGGGCTCCAGCACCAGGTCTACGTCGTCCAGGAGAAGCTGCAGGGCACAGCCGGTGGCCAGGACCACCACGGAGGTGAGTGTGTCCGCGGCCTGGGGCCCCTCCAGGCCCGCGGGCTCCTGGGTTCGGCGGCGCTTGGCAGGGCGGGGTCCTCCTGGCGGCGGTCCCCAGCAGGGCTCGGGGTAGGCGCTGTGGCTGCGAGGCCAGCTGCCCATCACCCGGACAGCGCTGCGGGCGGCGCTCTCGGGGCCTGGCGGCGGGTGTGAGGGACCGGGTCCTGCACGCCGTGACAGGTCTCGACGACGACAGGTGAGGCGGCGGGAGCGGCGGAGCGCGGTACCGGGCGACGCAGAGAGAGAGTGCCTGGAGTTCTGGGGGCGCCTCCTGGGGCCGGAGTCCTGGGGTTCTGGTGGCGCAGCACGGGCACAGGGCTCAGCCTGGGGCCTTCGAATCCCAGGTTCCTCACACGGACGGATCTGCGCGGGTATTTCAAGGGACGCCGGCGGAACCGAAGTCGCAAAATGTCACGCTAGGCTCCGCCCCTTCCGAGGCTCCGCCCCGTAGAGAGCGCGGTATCCGTGCGGCTCTAGAGCTGAGCCTGTGGTTAAGGAAATACTTCTGTGGGGCTTCTAGGAGGCAGAACACGTGTCTAActcattcttagaaaaaaaaggaaaagatataacAGCAATAGAACTTAAAACCTTGTTCACCTTTAGGACTAATGTTTTCTTGAGATTTCATCCATTCTAGAGAAAAGACTACTCAAATAGATCACCCccgtcctctctccctccacacccccatcACCTCTCATAAAATGGACTTACCCAAATGCTCCGAAAATTTCTTTAGAACTGGGTCTATCATTTCAGGAGTAAATGGAAAATACTGACTTCTCTTCAGGAAAACTTCTGTTTTAATactaaagtaaaatatttgtggAACTTTCTTCCTGAGGGTTAAGGTTTTTtataacattattaataatatcaATAGAAATTTAAactattataattaaattgttttcttgaGGAATTATTAGGACACGTCCACCATTTACTGTTTAAAAAAGTGATCTTTttgggacgcctcggtggctcggtgggttaagccgctgccttcgctcaggtcatgatcccggggttctgggatggagccccgcatggggctccttgctcagcagggagcctgcctctctctctgcctcttttcctgcttttgtgtgttctctctctctttctggaaaataaataaataaaatcttaaaaaaataaataaaaaagtgatctttttctttttcttttttttaattttttaaatttcttttcaacgtaacagtattcattgtttttgcaccacacgcagtgctccatgcaatctgtgccctctctaatacccatatTCCTAACCTCCCATCCTAAAAAAGtgatctttttctaaaaaaaaaccaaaaccaaaaacccaacaCTTTATTGAGGCATGATTGATATACAGAAAgccatgtatatttatttaatgtatatgGTTGAATTTGGAAAAcgtgaaaatcaatgaaactgtcATCTCAATCAATGCCATAAAGGTATCTATCACCTACAAACGTTTCCTCCTGCCCTACTTAAAACAAATGATCTTTTCAGTCTTCACAACAGCTGATGCTGGGAGTGGTAAGCTGAGTTATCCAAAATTATATACCTAGTTTGAGTTAAATGTGGGAATCAAATGTAGACTAACTTGGTTTTAGATCATGGACTCTTTACTCATATGTTTAttgtatatacctaggaatggatAACTAATTGTTACTgtgtgtcttttcaaattagcagGTAATGCTTCCtcctatttttcccccaaaatgcttTTCATAGTTTACACTTTTATAAGCAGAGTATGTTTCTATTTCACTACATCATTGCAAACATTTCTTACTGCAAGACTCTTAAATCTGGTGTAGTAAAATGctctcattgtgttttcattctgcatttctaatagcCAGTCGAGGCGGATcgtttttcatatgcttactggccattctttcccccccttttttcttattGGTcgttcttatttcttcttctttgaaatattcctgcttttttttttttaaatgagtttcaaCACTTCTTTCAATTTTATGCAGTGCTGGTACCTTCCTCATTAAAGACCAACTGGATAGCACCTTCTTAAAAAGGCCATTGCTGATCACTTTATTTGAAATGGCTTTCTCTGTTCACTCTTTCTCATCACTTTCTTTATGGCCTTCATAATATTATCACAATCtgtaaataatcaaaatattgttTAGAAAATGGGTTTCAGACATACTTTATACCAATCATTTATGAAATGTACGTGTAGCAAATGTCTCTATCATCGTCTTTGAAGACTTTAGCCTTGATTCACTATAATTCTCACTCATTCTACCTCTGGTGTAATTTGTGGTGATTTTAATATGCTTATGGATCCCCCTTTCAAATCTTAGCCTCTGACTTCTCTTAATGTTCAATAATTTTGTCCTCTTTCCTCATTGACTCATACTCTTAACCTTGCCAGTTACTCCAAATTCTGGCCTCTCCATAATCCATTTTCAAACGTTGTATTCTCAGAGCACCACCTCCTAACTTTATAGCTTAGTCCTTTGAATATCCAAATTCTATCAGTCCTTCTTCCCTTTTGGAAAAATCCATTGATCCTATCACTTTTTCACTGAAACTGACACCGTCTGGTCCCCACTTCCCGCTTTACCTGGAATTCAAATTCCATGGACAGTCATTATAATCATTGTCAAATTTATATCTTCatctccctttcctgcttcctgCTTTGCTGGTTAATATATTTGTTAATCTGTGGCTACATTTGTGTGGCtgagtggtgttgggaaaaaacCTTAACCCCACTGACTAGTCTTACTTTAAATTCTTGATCAGCGACCTCAAGTAGGCTACTAATTGCTGCCCAGTGATTTTACTATGTTGGTCGACCTCAAGTAGGCTACTAATTGCTGCCCAGTGATTTTACTATGTTggtctatttcattcatttttttcactcttgTAGATGAATATTGcatgctttcttctctctgcaaAACTCTGATACctcatctcttattttttctACTAGATggtcacctttttctttttcgcTGAGTCAAAGGagcaatcaaaaatatttttaaaatttcccataaTCACATCTAATTAAGTTCCACTGGGATTGTATGTTTTGCCTTTTGTTCTCTTCCCATAGAAGATATGTCTGTGCTTTTAACAgtcctctttatccatttgtgcAGTTCATCTCATCTCATTTTGCCTCCTCTAGAACATCACTCTAGCAATCCCCTCCTCTCTGTCAAGCACCATCAAATTTTACTA from Mustela erminea isolate mMusErm1 chromosome 1, mMusErm1.Pri, whole genome shotgun sequence harbors:
- the LOC116600874 gene encoding proline-rich protein 23A-like, whose protein sequence is MGSWPRSHSAYPEPCWGPPPGGPRPAKRRRTQEPAGLEGPQAADTLTSVVVLATGCALQLLLDDVDLVLEPEPTSALQVTVGELTLVLVPEALLRSGGQGHSPASLERGAFPSAPEHDVAVERGLFCVSAPEMAAQAEAYEEDADREFLQPRMDPAAGSVPGLRPCAARVASPHPQGPTPGAWPWAPTPSPRRSSPLRYFNLDAHLLEPFPNSPLQPLPPSPSPGPHARPQRLPGPSPKARRRLFQE